One window of the Corynebacterium glutamicum ATCC 13032 genome contains the following:
- a CDS encoding peroxiredoxin family protein: MSSLDNAPLLELDVQEWVNHEGLSNEDLRGKVVVVEVFQMLCPGCVNHGVPQAQKIHRMIDESQVQVIGLHSVFEHHDVMTPEALKVFIDEFGIKFPVAVDMPREGQRIPSTMKKYRLEGTPSIILADRKGRIRQVQFGQVDDFVLGLLLGSLLSETDET, encoded by the coding sequence ATGAGTTCGCTCGACAATGCCCCGCTGCTGGAATTGGATGTTCAGGAATGGGTAAACCACGAAGGCTTGAGCAATGAGGACCTGCGCGGCAAGGTTGTGGTGGTGGAGGTGTTTCAGATGCTATGCCCTGGATGCGTGAATCACGGTGTCCCTCAGGCTCAAAAAATCCACCGCATGATTGATGAATCCCAAGTGCAAGTCATCGGGCTGCACAGCGTGTTTGAGCACCATGATGTGATGACACCTGAGGCTTTGAAAGTGTTCATCGATGAGTTTGGGATCAAGTTCCCCGTGGCAGTGGATATGCCGAGGGAAGGCCAGCGGATTCCTTCGACGATGAAAAAGTATCGTTTGGAAGGAACGCCCAGCATCATTTTGGCTGATCGAAAAGGACGGATTCGTCAGGTGCAGTTCGGGCAGGTTGATGATTTCGTGCTGGGATTGCTGCTCGGCAGTTTGCTGTCAGAGACGGACGAAACCTAA
- a CDS encoding putative quinol monooxygenase → MILINVKFKPLPEYVDTFREQVAEFTEKTRAEEGNIFFDWSINTDNPNEFILIEAFQDDAAEAHVNSDHFKAACELFPTILSETPEIINTLIEGKTEWDRMAEFAVN, encoded by the coding sequence GTGATTTTGATTAATGTGAAATTCAAGCCATTGCCAGAATATGTAGACACCTTCCGCGAGCAGGTAGCGGAGTTTACAGAAAAGACCCGTGCGGAAGAAGGAAACATCTTCTTCGATTGGTCAATTAACACCGACAACCCAAACGAGTTCATCCTCATCGAAGCATTCCAGGACGACGCTGCCGAAGCTCACGTCAACAGCGACCACTTCAAGGCGGCCTGTGAGCTGTTCCCAACCATCCTGTCTGAGACCCCAGAGATCATCAACACCCTTATCGAGGGCAAGACTGAGTGGGACCGCATGGCAGAGTTCGCAGTCAACTAA
- a CDS encoding antibiotic biosynthesis monooxygenase family protein, whose translation MHIVNIRFKPKAKYVDTFRYTVDKFTESTRTEEGCLYFDWFRNTDYPGEYLVIGVWTDEGATEHKKSEHFLRAQETLPPLLQQTPMIIQSEFSKKKGWERFSDFTVY comes from the coding sequence ATGCATATCGTCAACATTCGCTTCAAGCCCAAGGCTAAGTACGTGGATACATTCCGCTACACAGTCGACAAATTCACTGAGTCAACCAGGACAGAGGAAGGCTGTCTCTACTTTGATTGGTTCCGCAACACCGATTACCCAGGCGAGTACCTTGTAATTGGTGTGTGGACGGATGAAGGTGCGACGGAACATAAGAAGAGCGAGCACTTCTTGCGAGCTCAAGAAACACTTCCACCGTTGCTGCAACAAACTCCAATGATTATTCAGAGTGAGTTTTCCAAGAAGAAGGGTTGGGAACGTTTCAGCGATTTCACCGTCTACTAA
- the ppk2 gene encoding polyphosphate kinase 2 produces the protein MRKKKDGQNLPDFRKNPPKLDKKAYEKELKRLQAELVDLQQWVVETGARVVIVMEGRDAAGKGSAIKRITQYLNPRSARIEALPTPNSREKGQWYFQRYIEKLPTAGEIVIFDRSWYNRAGVERVMGFCTSQEYRRFLHQAPIFERLLVEDGIHLRKYWFSVSDEEQIERFEDRLSDPLRRWKLSPMDLQSITRWEDYSRAKDEMFIHTDIPSAPWYTVESEDKKRSRINVISHLLSTIPYEKIDRPLPEIPHRPDSESDYVRPPRDEFRYVPDVAAHLEEERIKKEEKAKKAKKPAKAAGKNSDKQKSSGGKGKKKSKK, from the coding sequence ATGCGAAAGAAAAAAGACGGTCAAAATCTCCCAGACTTCCGGAAAAATCCGCCAAAGCTGGATAAAAAGGCTTATGAAAAAGAACTAAAAAGACTTCAAGCCGAACTCGTCGATTTGCAACAATGGGTTGTGGAAACCGGTGCGCGCGTGGTCATCGTCATGGAAGGCCGCGACGCCGCTGGTAAAGGTTCTGCGATCAAGCGCATTACGCAGTACCTCAACCCCCGGTCCGCAAGGATCGAAGCGCTGCCCACCCCAAACTCTCGGGAAAAAGGGCAGTGGTATTTCCAGCGCTACATCGAAAAATTGCCGACTGCTGGTGAGATCGTTATCTTTGACCGCTCCTGGTACAACCGTGCAGGAGTCGAGCGCGTCATGGGATTTTGCACCTCCCAGGAGTACCGCCGATTCCTTCACCAGGCACCAATCTTTGAACGCCTGTTGGTGGAAGATGGCATTCACCTGCGTAAATACTGGTTCTCTGTATCTGATGAAGAGCAGATTGAGCGTTTCGAAGACCGCCTGAGCGATCCGCTGCGCCGGTGGAAGTTGTCGCCAATGGATTTACAATCGATCACCCGCTGGGAAGATTACTCACGCGCAAAAGATGAGATGTTCATCCACACGGACATCCCGTCAGCACCGTGGTACACGGTGGAATCTGAGGACAAGAAGCGTTCCCGCATCAACGTCATTTCGCATCTGCTCTCGACGATTCCTTATGAGAAGATCGATCGTCCATTGCCGGAAATCCCTCATCGCCCAGATTCTGAATCTGATTATGTACGTCCCCCTCGCGATGAGTTCCGTTATGTTCCAGATGTGGCAGCACACTTGGAAGAAGAGCGCATCAAGAAAGAAGAAAAAGCCAAGAAGGCAAAGAAGCCAGCTAAGGCTGCAGGAAAGAACTCGGATAAGCAGAAGTCTTCCGGAGGAAAAGGCAAGAAGAAGTCCAAGAAATAG